One region of Quercus lobata isolate SW786 chromosome 2, ValleyOak3.0 Primary Assembly, whole genome shotgun sequence genomic DNA includes:
- the LOC115977499 gene encoding serine/threonine-protein kinase SRK2A-like isoform X2, producing the protein MEKYELVKDIGAGNFGVARLMRNKETKELVAMKYIERGHKIDENVAREIINHRSLRHPNIIRFKEVVLTPTHLAIVMEYAAGGELFERICSAGRFSEDEARYFFQQLISGVCYCHSMQICHRDLKLENTLLDGSPAPRLKICDFGYSKSSLLHSRPKSTVGTPAYIAPEVLSRREYDGKLADVWSCGVTLYVMLVGAYPFEDPADPKNFRKTINRIMAVQYKIPDYVHISQECKHLLSRIFVASPSRRITIKEIKSHPWFLKNLPRELTEPAQAMYYKKENPSFSLQSVQDITKIVEEARIPPPASRSVGGFGWGGEEDGDTKEEDAAAKDEEEDEYEKKVKEAQENGDVQVS; encoded by the exons atggaaaagtaCGAGCTTGTGAAGGATATAGGTGCTGGGAATTTCGGGGTGGCTAGGCTCATGAGGAACAAAGAGACCAAAGAACTCGTTGCCATGAAATACATCGAGCGTGGTCACAAG ATTGATGAGAATGTGGCTAGAGAAATCATAAATCACAGATCCCTTCGCCATCCCAACATAATTCGATTCAAGGAG GTGGTTTTGACTCCGACCCATCTTGCCATCGTGATGGAGTATGCTGCGGGTGGAGAGCTATTTGAGCGAATTTGCTCTGCTGGAAGGTTTAGTGAAGATGAG GCCAGATATTTTTTCCAGCAGCTTATATCAGGAGTTTGTTACTGTCACTCTATG CAAATATGCCATAGAGATTTGAAGCTGGAGAACACCTTATTGGATGGAAGCCCAGCTCCACGTCTGAagatttgtgattttggttattCAAAG TCATCTCTGCTGCATTCAAGACCCAAGTCAACTGTCGGAACTCCAGCATATATTGCACCTGAGGTTCTTTCTCGGAGAGAGTATGATGGCAAG TTGGCAGATGTATGGTCATGTGGAGTGACTCTGTATGTTATGCTGGTGGGAGCATACCCATTTGAAGATCCAGCAGACCCTAAGAATTTCAGGAAAACCATTAAT CGAATAATGGCTGTTCAATACAAGATTCCAGACTATGTTCACATATCTCAAGAATGTAAACATCTCCTTTCGCGCATTTTTGTTGCAAGTCCTTCAAGG aGGATCACCATTAAAGAAATCAAGAGCCACCCATGGTTTCTGAAGAACTTGCCAAGGGAACTAACAGAACCAGCTCAAGCAATGTACTACAAGAAAGAAAATCCAAGCTTTTCCCTCCAAAGTGTTCAAGatataacaaaaattgttgAAGAGGCCCGAATTCCTCCACCAGCTTCCCGATCGGTTGGAGGCTTTGGCTGgggaggagaagaagatggtgaTACTAAGGAAGAAGATGCTGCAGCTAAggatgaggaagaagatgaataTGAAAAGAAAGTCAAGGAGGCACAGGAAAATGGAGATGTTCAAGTCAGTTGA
- the LOC115977499 gene encoding serine/threonine-protein kinase SRK2A-like isoform X1, with the protein MEKYELVKDIGAGNFGVARLMRNKETKELVAMKYIERGHKIDENVAREIINHRSLRHPNIIRFKEVVLTPTHLAIVMEYAAGGELFERICSAGRFSEDEARYFFQQLISGVCYCHSMVINTKIFRIISVSFLCLVLTFPLIYFVLKQICHRDLKLENTLLDGSPAPRLKICDFGYSKSSLLHSRPKSTVGTPAYIAPEVLSRREYDGKLADVWSCGVTLYVMLVGAYPFEDPADPKNFRKTINRIMAVQYKIPDYVHISQECKHLLSRIFVASPSRRITIKEIKSHPWFLKNLPRELTEPAQAMYYKKENPSFSLQSVQDITKIVEEARIPPPASRSVGGFGWGGEEDGDTKEEDAAAKDEEEDEYEKKVKEAQENGDVQVS; encoded by the exons atggaaaagtaCGAGCTTGTGAAGGATATAGGTGCTGGGAATTTCGGGGTGGCTAGGCTCATGAGGAACAAAGAGACCAAAGAACTCGTTGCCATGAAATACATCGAGCGTGGTCACAAG ATTGATGAGAATGTGGCTAGAGAAATCATAAATCACAGATCCCTTCGCCATCCCAACATAATTCGATTCAAGGAG GTGGTTTTGACTCCGACCCATCTTGCCATCGTGATGGAGTATGCTGCGGGTGGAGAGCTATTTGAGCGAATTTGCTCTGCTGGAAGGTTTAGTGAAGATGAG GCCAGATATTTTTTCCAGCAGCTTATATCAGGAGTTTGTTACTGTCACTCTATGGTAATAAATACAAAGATATTTAGAATTATTTCTGTTTCCTTTCTCTGCTTGGTTTTGACTTTTCCTTTAATTTACTTTGTCTTGAAGCAAATATGCCATAGAGATTTGAAGCTGGAGAACACCTTATTGGATGGAAGCCCAGCTCCACGTCTGAagatttgtgattttggttattCAAAG TCATCTCTGCTGCATTCAAGACCCAAGTCAACTGTCGGAACTCCAGCATATATTGCACCTGAGGTTCTTTCTCGGAGAGAGTATGATGGCAAG TTGGCAGATGTATGGTCATGTGGAGTGACTCTGTATGTTATGCTGGTGGGAGCATACCCATTTGAAGATCCAGCAGACCCTAAGAATTTCAGGAAAACCATTAAT CGAATAATGGCTGTTCAATACAAGATTCCAGACTATGTTCACATATCTCAAGAATGTAAACATCTCCTTTCGCGCATTTTTGTTGCAAGTCCTTCAAGG aGGATCACCATTAAAGAAATCAAGAGCCACCCATGGTTTCTGAAGAACTTGCCAAGGGAACTAACAGAACCAGCTCAAGCAATGTACTACAAGAAAGAAAATCCAAGCTTTTCCCTCCAAAGTGTTCAAGatataacaaaaattgttgAAGAGGCCCGAATTCCTCCACCAGCTTCCCGATCGGTTGGAGGCTTTGGCTGgggaggagaagaagatggtgaTACTAAGGAAGAAGATGCTGCAGCTAAggatgaggaagaagatgaataTGAAAAGAAAGTCAAGGAGGCACAGGAAAATGGAGATGTTCAAGTCAGTTGA